From Nymphaea colorata isolate Beijing-Zhang1983 chromosome 6, ASM883128v2, whole genome shotgun sequence, a single genomic window includes:
- the LOC116256772 gene encoding TNF receptor-associated factor homolog 1b-like, whose amino-acid sequence MAGSVSEENGGGRSSDMISGGQRCPSGDSLSEWRSCEQVENGTPSTSPPYWDTDDDDDCGPKPSELYGKFTWKIENFSQINKRELRSNAFEVGGYKWYILVYPQGCDVCNHLSLFLCVANHDKLLPGWSHFAQFTIAVVNKDPKKSKYSDTLHRFWKKEHDWGWKKFMELSKVFDGFIVGDTLVIKAQVQVIREKSDRPFRCLDCQYRRELVRVYLTNVEGICRRFVEERRTKLGKLIEDQPRWSSFCAFWLGMDHNARRRMSREKNDTILKHVVKQFFIEKEVTSTLVMDSLYSGLKALESQSSNQKLRVKLIELEESSPPIVRVEKDMFVLADDVLELLERAAAESLPPLKDDKGPQNRTKEGNSGEDFNKDSIERDERRLTELGRRTIEIFVVTQIYSNKIEVAYQEAVALKRQEELIREEEAAWQAGNNLKSKRGAADKEKRAKKKQAKQKRGNRKKDKAKDEKSSTSLHDKHQRDGLLEERALEDFSLKEQSLLDKCDLQEGEVSGVSDTGEDTIEACQPDLEDRDSSPVNWDTDASEIHPPTEASSSATSTHPVENGKAKRTSMDDSSSTCSTDSVPPLVNGPHKGHALPGNCSQTTSIRGKNQQNRGNNDQSAWTHDTDSQSLDSAPDSVLVCDSGSTCDSTGPEPDSILSLKDRIQWPENHVVEKEVVSSQGRMSGQDDIVLDRPSKQSCEPADEVPSSSASSPVTKSISTSARELSSLTLVEPGPIRSSSANSPVEKSVLLLTRSPHSFPSISQPDAQKSIRTIKFPSHHDTPTESTTTDAQNTLSRPSSTHIVAGPRPTTPGLAIAQSSPSLARSASAAGRLTTSSDQLPSTSSGVAYQSYRNAMMNINKGKSSGIPSYTSSSYSIANAAPYSPLLSSALPLTSPSSSTAATSSPSTATASLLSHSAFARESGNSVETSGCPGFTFGTVTPEILQKPYQSGLLEEEPNSFAWVDGRALHEGGNSLFCEPYFQKDRPSLDVYASRNRRHVPLLDSQDEFPHLDIINYLLDEEHVIGKTTTASAMLHNPGHVFSRQFTFPGMQSVGRGSEMGMMGTVSSSSGCRFESSVGYPEDSLQHTYGSRVAPYDARREVYDMVTSPYVLQQTEQPDSFLSINQQGQRQWSADSADNSLLRNSEMFQLPISDYANLGHGNGLNGYVAFKPPSGR is encoded by the exons ATGGCTGGGTCTGTTAGCGAGGAGAATGGAGGAGGGAGATCTTCGGATATGATCTCAGGCGGCCAGAGATGCCCGTCTGGTGACTCCCTCTCGGAATGGAGATCGTGTGAGCAGGTGGAGAACGGGACCCCGTCTACCTCTCCGCCGTATTGGGACACAGATGACGACGATGATTGCg GGCCAAAACCATCTGAGTTATATGGGAAATTTACCTGgaagattgaaaatttttcacaaataaacaaaagagagCTCCGAAGTAATGCGTTTGAGGTTGGTGGATATAAATG GTATATCTTAGTTTACCCTCAGGGTTGTGATGTGTGTAACCATCTCTCTTTATTCCTTTGTGTTGCTAATCATGACAAACTTCTTCCAG GATGGAGTCACTTTGCACAGTTTACAATAGCTGTTGTGAATAAAGATCCAAAGAAGTCTAAGTATTCCG ATACTCTGCACCGGTTTTGGAAGAAAGAACATGACTGGGGCTGGAAAAAGTTCATGGAGTTATCAAAAGTGTTTGATGGGTTCATTGTGGGTGATACACTTGTAATAAAGGCACAGGTTCAAGTTATTAG AGAGAAGTCAGATCGTCCTTTCCGCTGTCTTGACTGTCAATATAGACGGGAACTTGTGCGAGTATATCTGACAAATGTTGAGGGAATTTGCCGTCGGTTTGTTGAAGAGAGGAGGACTAAACTTGGGAAACTGATTGAAGACCAACCTAGATGGTCAAG CTTCTGTGCGTTTTGGTTAGGAATGGACCATAATGCTAGACGTCGAATGTCCAGAGAGAAAAATGATACCATCTTGAAGCATGTTGTTAAACAATTCTTCATAGAGAAGGAAGTCACCTCAACACTGGTCATGGATTCTCTCTACAGTGGTCTGAAGGCTCTTGAAAGCCAAAGTTCAAACCAAAAGTTGAGAGTAAAATTGATAGAACTGGAGGAATCATCTCCTCCAATTGTTCGTGTTGAAAAGGATATGTTTGTGTTGGCTGATGATGTGTTGGAGTTGCTTGAGAGGGCTGCAGCAGAATCTTTACCTCCACTGAAGGATGACAAAGGTCCTCAAAATCGAACAAAG GAAGGAAATTCTGGAGAGGACTTCAACAAAGACTCAATTGAACGTGATGAAAGACGCCTTACAGAACTTGGACGAAGGACCATAGAAATATTTGTGGTGACCCAAATATACAG CAATAAGATTGAAGTTGCTTATCAGGAGGCTGTTGCTTTGAAGAGGCAAGAGGAACTTATCCGTGAGGAGGAGGCAGCATGGCAAGCTGGAAACAATCTCAAGTCAAAGCGTGGAGCTGCTGACAAAGAAAAACGAGCTAAGAAAAAGCAG GCTAAACAAAAGCGGGGAAATCGCAAAAAGGATAAAGCCAAGGATGAGAAGTCTAGTACCTCGCTTCATGATAAGCACCAGAGAGATGGACTCTTAGAGGAAAGGGCCCTTGAGGATTTCTCTCTGAAGGAGCAGTCTCTCCTTGATAAATGTGATCTACAGGAAGGGGAGGTGTCTGGTGTGTCAGACACAGGGGAAGATACTATTGAAGCTTGCCAACCAGATCTGGAAGACAGAGATTCTAGTCCTGTTAATTGGGACACGGATGCATCAGAAATACATCCACCAACAGAAGCTAGTAGCTCAGCAACGAGCACTCACCCTGTAGAAAATGGAAAAGCCAAGAGGACATCAATGGATGACAGCTCTTCAACCTGTTCTACTGATTCTGTTCCCCCTCTTGTGAATGGCCCGCACAAAGGACATGCCTTGCCTGGGAACTGCAGTCAAACAACATCAATCAG AGGAAAGAACCAGCAGAACAGAGGAAACAATGATCAGAGTGCTTGGACCCATGACACTGATAGTCAGTCTTTGGACTCTGCCCCAGATTCTGTGCTGGTGTGCGATTCTGGTAGCACTTGTGATAGCACTGGACCTGAACCAGATTCCATCCTGTCCCTGAAGGATCGGATTCAGTGGCCAGAGAATCACGTAGTTGAGAAG GAAGTAGTTTCATCACAGGGGAGAATGAGTGGCCAAGACGATATTGTTCTTGACAGACCTTCAAAACAATCATGTGAGCCAGCCGATGAAGTCCCTTCCTCATCTGCCAGTTCACCTGTTACAAAGAGTATTTCAACTTCAGCTAGGGAATTAAGTAGCCTAACTTTGGTTGAACCAGGTCCCATTAGGAGTTCATCTGCAAATAGCCCGGTGGAGAAATCTGTGCTACTCCTAACCAGATCCCCTCATTCATTCCCATCAATATCCCAACCTGATGCTCAAAAATCCATTCGCACCATAAAGTTCCCAAGTCACCATGACACCCCAACAGAATCAACCACAACTGATGCACAAAACACATTGTCAAGGCCATCTAGTACCCATATAGTTGCTGGTCCAAGACCAACTACTCCGGGATTAGCCATCGCTCAATCTTCACCATCACTTGCTCGCTCAGCCAGTGCAGCAGGAAGGTTAACCACCAGTTCCGATCAACTGCCATCCACTTCATCTGGCGTTGCTTATCAATCATATAGAAATGCTATGATGAACATCAATAAAGGGAAAAGTTCAGGCATTCCCAGTTATACCTCCTCCTCTTATTCCATTGCAAATGCAGCTCCTTATTCACCATTACTCTCTTCAGCCTTACCATTAACATCACCATCTTCATCAACAGCAGCAACATCATCACCATCCACTGCTACTGCTTCATTGCTATCTCATAGTGCTTTTGCAAGGGAGTCTGGAAACTCTGTGGAAACTAGTGGATGTCCaggttttacatttggtaccgtGACGCCAGAGATATTACAGAAGCCTTATCAATCAGGGTTACTTGAAGAGGAGCCTAATTCATTTGCATGGGTAGATGGACGTGCACTACACGAAGGTGGAAACAGTCTCTTCTGTGAGCCATATTTCCAGAAGGACAGGCCGAGCTTGGATGTTTATGCCTCTCGTAACAGAAGACATGTTCCTCTGCTTGACTCTCAAGATGAATTTCCCCATCTTGATATTATAAATTACCTGCTTGATGAGGAACATGTCATTGGTAAAACGACAACAGCTAGTGCCATGCTGCACAACCCAGGTCACGTTTTCAGTAGGCAATTTACATTTCCTGGAATGCAGAGTGTCGGTCGTGGAAGTGAAATGGGAATGATGGGCACGGTTAGTTCTTCAAGTGGCTGCCGATTTGAGAGCTCAGTGGGGTATCCTGAGGACAGTCTCCAGCATACATATGGTTCAAGAGTTGCTCCTTATGATGCACGAAGAGAGGTGTATGACATGGTAACGTCTCCATACGTGTTGCAGCAGACCGAACAACCAGATAGCTTCTTGAGCATTAACCAACAGGGGCAGCGTCAGTGGTCTGCAGATTCTGCCGATAATTCATTGTTAAGAAACTCTGAGATGTTTCAGTTGCCCATTTCAGACTATGCCAACTTGGGTCATGGCAATGGGCTTAATGGGTATGTTGCATTCAAGCCACCCAGCGGTCGCTGA
- the LOC116255668 gene encoding protein OXIDATIVE STRESS 3-like: protein MANEHSVFANEDSFSDRDDDYDDEPETFDMSSLRNHLPGKRGLSRFFSGKSQSFKRISDVKSVEDLEKPEQPCVKKRKKCSKKHGPFMPPASCRPVLRTPCRPCVGV from the exons atggCTAATGAGCATTCCGTTTTTGCCAATGAAGATAGCTTTTCTGATCGTGATGATGATTATGATGATGAACCAGAGACATTCGATATGAGCTCCCTGAGGAACCACCTTCCTGGAAA AAGAGGGTTGTCGAGGTTTTTCTCAGGGAAATCGCAGTCTTTTAAGCGGATTTCGGACGTGAAGAGCGTTGAGGATCTGGAGAAGCCTGAGCAACCTTGcgtgaagaagaggaagaagtgcAGCAAAAAGCATGGGCCATTCATGCCTCCTGCTTCTTGTAGGCCTGTGTTGAGAACTCCTTGCAGGCCCTGTGTCGGGGTGTAG